Proteins co-encoded in one Rhodococcus sp. PAMC28707 genomic window:
- a CDS encoding CoA ester lyase — MTSVERDRPRRSVLAVPGSSAKMIEKAKTLPADAIFLDLEDAVAAIAKVEARGRIVEALNSDGWGEQIKVVRVNDWTTPWTHGDVIEVVSGAGSNLDAILLPKVETASHVQALDLLLTQVEKLAGLPVGAIDIEPQIESARSLRNIDAIATASPRVRTLVFGPADLMASVNMRTLVVGEQPEGYDTGDAYHHILMTILLAARTHGLQAIDGPYLQIRDLDAFRRAAGRTAGLGFDGKWVLHPTQIDAANEIFSPRQSDFDKAEMILDAYEFHTSAAGGGRGAVMLGDEMIDEASRKMALVVSAKGRVAGMTRTTSFTPPAT, encoded by the coding sequence GTGACTTCGGTGGAGCGAGACCGTCCGCGTCGATCGGTTCTTGCCGTTCCCGGCAGTTCCGCGAAGATGATCGAGAAAGCCAAGACACTTCCCGCCGACGCGATCTTTCTCGACCTCGAGGACGCGGTCGCCGCGATCGCGAAGGTCGAAGCGCGCGGACGAATAGTGGAGGCGCTCAACTCCGACGGCTGGGGCGAACAGATCAAGGTCGTCCGCGTCAACGATTGGACCACGCCGTGGACGCACGGTGATGTGATCGAGGTCGTCTCCGGTGCAGGCAGCAACCTGGATGCGATCCTGCTCCCCAAGGTCGAGACCGCCTCGCACGTCCAGGCGCTCGATTTGTTGCTCACGCAGGTTGAAAAGCTCGCCGGTCTGCCGGTGGGCGCGATCGACATCGAACCACAGATCGAGAGTGCGAGAAGTCTGCGCAACATCGACGCGATCGCTACGGCGAGTCCTCGTGTTCGAACCCTCGTCTTCGGGCCTGCAGACCTGATGGCCAGCGTCAACATGCGCACACTCGTCGTCGGCGAACAACCGGAAGGCTACGACACCGGCGACGCCTATCACCACATTCTGATGACCATCCTGTTGGCCGCGCGCACGCACGGGCTACAAGCGATCGACGGACCGTACCTCCAGATTCGCGACCTCGACGCGTTCCGGCGCGCCGCGGGTCGCACCGCGGGCCTCGGCTTCGACGGGAAATGGGTACTGCACCCGACGCAGATCGACGCCGCCAACGAGATATTCAGCCCGCGTCAGTCCGACTTCGACAAGGCCGAGATGATTCTCGACGCCTACGAGTTCCACACCTCCGCAGCAGGCGGCGGCCGTGGTGCTGTCATGTTGGGGGACGAGATGATCGACGAAGCCAGCCGAAAGATGGCGCTTGTCGTGTCGGCGAAGGGGAGAGTCGCAGGCATGACACGGACGACCTCGTTCACGCCGCCGGCAACGTAA
- a CDS encoding general stress protein: protein MTNPLSQSGRGGQGLPTPPSGWPIGSYPTYAEAQKAVDYLSDQEFSVQDVTIVGVDLMQVERVLGRLTWAKVIGGGIVSGAWLGVFLGLVLGIFTNGNLFGALAIGIVGGIIFGLISTAIPYAATRGQRDFASSMQLVAGRYDVLCEPKSAEKARDMLAKLSI from the coding sequence ATGACGAATCCACTCTCGCAGTCCGGCCGCGGTGGCCAAGGACTTCCGACGCCTCCGTCAGGGTGGCCGATCGGCTCCTACCCCACCTACGCCGAGGCCCAGAAGGCTGTCGACTACCTCTCCGATCAGGAGTTCTCCGTTCAAGACGTCACGATCGTCGGCGTCGACCTCATGCAGGTCGAGCGAGTCCTCGGCAGACTCACGTGGGCCAAAGTGATTGGCGGAGGAATTGTTTCGGGCGCATGGCTGGGCGTATTCCTCGGCCTCGTGCTCGGGATCTTCACCAACGGCAACCTTTTCGGTGCTCTGGCCATCGGCATCGTCGGCGGCATCATCTTCGGTCTCATCTCCACCGCCATTCCGTACGCAGCAACGCGCGGTCAACGTGACTTCGCGTCGAGCATGCAGCTCGTCGCTGGTCGCTACGACGTCTTGTGCGAGCCCAAGAGTGCCGAAAAGGCTCGGGACATGCTCGCAAAACTATCGATCTGA
- a CDS encoding ABC transporter substrate-binding protein produces MLAAAALVVTPLLAACGSSDSSTPVLSFYTAADGAEQYAAAAQACSAASGGRYTVEQRTLPKSANDQRLQLARRLAGNDSSLDLMTLDVVWTAEFAEAGWALPVPEELSAKLRDGSTLEGPLATAEWQDQLYAVPLNSNTQLLWYRPDQVPGGVPPQTWDQLIDVAEANAAEGKPSYIGVQAKQYEGLMVWFNSLLVSAGGQVVGDDGTTVTLNDTPEHRAATEKALEIMKRVATADGADPSISQTDEATARLGLEAGSSAFEVNYPFVLPGLKENAVAGAVPFLDLSNVPADQQDAAIDEVFRSAPYPAVEENTPAKVTIGGFNIGVANTTQHEDLAWEAVACLTNEENQRNNAVNGGVPPVLRKLYQDPEFQAVYPAWEGVLNSIENAAVRPVSPAYQSISILLTDALNPPQNIDPVADVDKLADLVSKAVNSEGLIP; encoded by the coding sequence GTGTTGGCCGCAGCTGCTCTGGTCGTCACTCCGCTGTTGGCGGCATGTGGATCGTCGGACAGCAGCACTCCGGTGCTGAGTTTCTATACAGCCGCGGACGGTGCCGAGCAATATGCGGCTGCCGCGCAGGCCTGTTCGGCGGCGTCGGGGGGCCGCTACACCGTGGAGCAGAGAACACTCCCCAAGAGCGCCAACGATCAGCGGCTTCAGCTGGCTCGACGGTTGGCGGGCAACGACAGTTCACTCGACCTGATGACGCTCGACGTCGTCTGGACGGCGGAGTTCGCCGAAGCAGGTTGGGCGCTGCCGGTTCCCGAAGAGCTGTCCGCCAAACTGCGCGACGGGTCGACCCTCGAAGGTCCTCTGGCAACGGCAGAATGGCAGGACCAGCTGTACGCGGTTCCGCTCAACTCCAATACGCAGCTGCTCTGGTACCGCCCGGACCAGGTCCCAGGTGGCGTACCCCCGCAAACCTGGGATCAGCTGATCGACGTCGCCGAAGCGAATGCTGCAGAGGGCAAGCCGTCGTACATCGGGGTTCAGGCCAAGCAGTACGAGGGCCTGATGGTGTGGTTCAACAGCCTCCTGGTCAGCGCGGGCGGACAGGTTGTCGGTGATGACGGTACGACTGTCACCCTCAACGACACTCCGGAGCATCGCGCAGCTACCGAAAAAGCACTCGAAATCATGAAACGTGTTGCAACCGCGGATGGTGCAGATCCGTCCATTTCCCAGACCGACGAAGCGACGGCCCGACTCGGACTGGAAGCAGGTAGCTCCGCATTCGAGGTCAACTACCCGTTCGTCCTGCCCGGTCTGAAAGAGAATGCGGTCGCCGGTGCGGTTCCATTTCTCGATCTTTCGAATGTCCCTGCCGATCAACAGGATGCGGCAATCGACGAGGTCTTCCGAAGCGCTCCGTATCCAGCTGTCGAGGAAAACACGCCCGCCAAGGTCACGATCGGCGGATTCAACATCGGCGTCGCGAACACGACCCAACACGAGGACCTCGCCTGGGAAGCCGTCGCATGCTTGACGAACGAGGAGAACCAGCGCAACAACGCAGTCAACGGCGGCGTGCCGCCGGTCCTGCGGAAGCTTTACCAGGATCCTGAGTTCCAGGCGGTCTACCCAGCGTGGGAAGGCGTACTCAACTCGATCGAGAACGCTGCGGTCCGACCCGTTTCCCCGGCCTATCAGTCCATTTCGATTCTGCTCACCGACGCGCTGAATCCACCGCAGAACATCGACCCTGTCGCCGACGTGGACAAGCTCGCCGATCTCGTTTCCAAGGCCGTCAACTCGGAAGGGCTGATCCCATGA
- a CDS encoding sugar ABC transporter permease: protein MSAPTTEPESGSVAPARQDALKQISDGKKAERRLGLMLVAPAAIIMVAVTGYPIVYAFWLSLQKYNLAFPDDREFVGFSNYLTVLSDSYWWQAFGVTVGITIVSVIIEFVLGLAVALVMHRTIFGRGLVRTVVLIPYGIVTVAAAYSWYYAWTPGTGYLANLLPDGSAPLTEQFPSLAIIVLAEVWKTTPFMALLLLAGLALVPDDLLKAAEVDGAGAWTRLLRITIPLMKPAILVAVLFRTLDAFRIFDNIYVLTKGSNGTGSVSILGYDNLFGAFNLGLGSAISVLIFFCVAIIAFVFIKLFGASAPGSDDGGRK, encoded by the coding sequence ATGAGCGCACCGACCACCGAGCCCGAATCCGGGTCCGTCGCGCCGGCCAGGCAGGATGCGCTGAAGCAGATATCAGACGGTAAGAAGGCCGAGCGTCGACTCGGGCTCATGCTGGTTGCGCCCGCCGCGATCATCATGGTGGCCGTCACCGGGTATCCGATCGTCTATGCATTCTGGCTCAGCTTGCAGAAGTACAACTTGGCCTTTCCCGACGACCGCGAGTTCGTGGGCTTCTCGAACTACCTCACCGTCTTGTCGGACAGTTACTGGTGGCAGGCGTTCGGTGTCACAGTGGGAATCACGATCGTGTCGGTGATCATCGAGTTCGTCCTCGGGTTGGCCGTGGCACTCGTCATGCACCGCACCATCTTCGGTCGCGGACTCGTTCGTACCGTGGTTCTGATTCCGTATGGCATCGTGACAGTCGCCGCGGCGTACAGCTGGTACTACGCGTGGACGCCGGGCACCGGGTATCTCGCCAACCTTCTTCCCGACGGCAGTGCACCGCTCACCGAACAGTTCCCGTCGTTGGCGATCATCGTGCTCGCCGAGGTCTGGAAGACCACGCCGTTCATGGCTCTCCTGCTGCTGGCTGGGCTCGCACTCGTGCCGGACGATCTGCTGAAGGCCGCCGAGGTCGATGGTGCCGGAGCCTGGACAAGATTGCTGCGCATCACAATTCCGCTCATGAAGCCGGCAATCCTTGTCGCAGTTCTCTTCCGCACCCTGGACGCGTTCCGCATCTTCGACAACATCTACGTACTGACCAAGGGCAGCAACGGCACCGGTTCGGTGTCGATTCTCGGTTACGACAACCTGTTCGGCGCTTTCAATCTCGGACTCGGTTCGGCGATCAGCGTTCTCATCTTCTTCTGCGTCGCCATCATCGCGTTCGTGTTCATCAAGCTGTTCGGGGCTTCGGCGCCGGGCTCGGACGACGGAGGCCGTAAATAA
- a CDS encoding carbohydrate ABC transporter permease — protein sequence MTTVTPRKKVGWTVINVLVLLYALVPLAWIISLSFKSTATITDGAFIPRSFTFDNYKGIFSTSQFTSALINSIGIGLITTVIAVVIGTMAAYAVARLDFPGKKLLVGVALLIAMFPQISLVTPLFDIERALGLFDTWLGLIIPYTTFALPLAIYTLSAFFREIPWELEKAAKMDGATPAQAFRKVIAPLAAPGIVTAAILVFIFAWNDLLLAISLTATERSITAPAAIAQFTGSSQFEEPTGSIAAAAVVITIPIIVFVLFFQRRIVAGLTSGAVKG from the coding sequence ATGACGACAGTGACGCCTCGTAAGAAGGTCGGCTGGACGGTCATCAATGTCCTCGTCCTGCTGTACGCGCTCGTTCCGTTGGCCTGGATCATCAGTTTGTCGTTCAAGTCGACGGCCACTATCACCGATGGCGCGTTCATTCCCCGGTCCTTCACGTTCGACAACTACAAGGGAATCTTCTCCACCAGTCAGTTCACCTCGGCTCTGATCAACTCGATCGGAATCGGTCTCATCACCACGGTCATCGCCGTCGTGATCGGCACGATGGCGGCATATGCCGTCGCAAGATTGGACTTCCCCGGCAAGAAGTTGCTCGTCGGTGTCGCATTGCTCATCGCGATGTTCCCGCAGATCTCGCTCGTCACTCCGCTGTTCGACATCGAGCGTGCTCTCGGCCTCTTCGACACCTGGCTGGGCCTGATCATCCCGTACACCACCTTCGCGTTGCCGCTGGCGATCTACACGCTCTCCGCGTTCTTCCGAGAGATTCCTTGGGAGCTGGAGAAAGCGGCGAAAATGGATGGTGCCACTCCAGCTCAGGCCTTCCGTAAGGTCATCGCTCCGCTGGCGGCTCCCGGCATCGTGACAGCCGCCATCTTGGTTTTCATCTTCGCCTGGAACGACTTGCTGCTGGCCATCTCGTTGACCGCAACCGAGCGGTCCATCACTGCCCCCGCGGCGATCGCGCAGTTCACCGGAAGCTCGCAGTTCGAGGAGCCGACAGGATCGATCGCTGCAGCAGCAGTAGTGATCACCATTCCGATCATCGTTTTCGTGCTCTTTTTCCAACGACGCATCGTGGCGGGCTTGACGTCCGGCGCAGTGAAGGGATAA
- the ugpC gene encoding sn-glycerol-3-phosphate ABC transporter ATP-binding protein UgpC, with the protein MSEIVLENITKLFPDGAAAVSDVSMTIADGEFIILVGPSGCGKSTTLNMIAGLEDISSGELRIAGERVNEKAPKDRDIAMVFQSYALYPHMTVRQNIAFPLTLAKLSKNEINEKVEEAAKILDLTQHLDRRPANLSGGQRQRVAMGRAIVRTPKAFLMDEPLSNLDAKLRVQTRAEISRLQKRLGTTTVYVTHDQTEAMTLGDRVVVLRGGRVQQIGSPQELYDKPKNLFVGGFIGSPSMNFVPGQLTANGVSTDLGDIELPLDRMDSIKSKNPGREVVVGIRPEHFEDAALIDGYQKISGAVFTAKVDVLESMGSDKYAYFTLAGAQVESAELQELAADAGIGNLGGAQVVARLAAESKAAEGSQIELWFDPAKVSVFDHSSGANLTL; encoded by the coding sequence ATGTCCGAAATTGTTCTCGAAAACATCACCAAGCTCTTCCCGGACGGCGCCGCTGCCGTCAGCGACGTGTCCATGACCATCGCGGACGGCGAGTTCATCATTCTCGTCGGGCCTTCGGGGTGTGGAAAGTCCACGACGCTGAATATGATCGCGGGCCTCGAGGACATCTCGTCCGGTGAGCTGCGTATCGCGGGGGAGCGCGTCAACGAGAAGGCTCCGAAAGATCGCGATATCGCGATGGTGTTCCAGTCCTACGCGTTGTACCCGCACATGACGGTTCGGCAGAACATCGCGTTCCCGTTGACTCTCGCCAAGCTCAGCAAGAACGAGATCAACGAGAAGGTGGAGGAGGCTGCGAAGATCCTCGATCTGACCCAGCACCTCGACCGTCGGCCGGCGAATCTCTCCGGCGGCCAGCGCCAGCGAGTTGCGATGGGACGCGCCATCGTTCGCACCCCCAAGGCATTCCTCATGGATGAGCCGTTGTCGAACCTCGACGCCAAGCTGCGCGTGCAGACGCGCGCAGAGATCTCCAGGCTGCAGAAGCGTTTGGGCACCACCACGGTGTACGTGACGCACGATCAGACCGAGGCCATGACGCTCGGCGATCGGGTCGTGGTGTTGCGTGGTGGACGCGTGCAGCAGATCGGCTCACCGCAGGAGCTCTACGACAAGCCCAAGAACCTGTTCGTGGGCGGCTTCATCGGATCTCCTTCGATGAACTTCGTGCCGGGACAGCTCACCGCGAACGGGGTGTCCACCGACCTCGGCGACATCGAGCTTCCATTGGACCGAATGGACTCGATCAAGTCGAAGAATCCGGGGCGTGAAGTTGTCGTCGGCATTCGCCCCGAACATTTCGAGGATGCTGCACTCATCGACGGGTACCAGAAGATCAGCGGCGCGGTCTTCACCGCGAAAGTCGACGTTCTCGAGTCGATGGGCAGTGACAAGTACGCTTACTTCACTCTCGCGGGTGCTCAGGTCGAGTCCGCGGAACTACAGGAATTGGCTGCCGATGCGGGTATCGGCAATCTCGGTGGTGCGCAGGTCGTTGCACGGTTGGCAGCCGAGTCCAAGGCAGCCGAGGGCAGCCAGATCGAGTTGTGGTTCGATCCCGCGAAGGTGTCTGTGTTCGACCATTCGTCGGGTGCAAACCTGACCCTGTAA
- a CDS encoding MFS transporter, translated as MSSAVRTEDLRPGVLLLPGLCFVVMTVAVLQTMVIPIVGTIGMQLEVSPTAAGWVITANLLAAVVATPVIGRLADLHGKRPVLIGVLLLVLAGSLVAASTHSLALLIFGRVLQGVSYALFPIALAILRDEMPHRKLVGSMAILSGTLGVGGGFGLVLTGLLTADGADYHRVFWLTSVFVLVALVIAWFAVPARARSGLGSVDWWGAVLLAIALVLLFLALTQGREWGWGSVTTLACSIIGAITLALWWIFENKTPAPLVAPRLLTHGPLLATNIATLFVGIGMFVNFLASSYFVQTPRELAGYGFSATVLGASVVYLLPGAVVGVIAATCSGAFIRRFGARPVLITSGGIGVFGFVFFVFFHTATWQVVAATSIVSVFVSLAFAAIPNLLMAEVSASDTGVANSVNSIVRTVGTSIASALLTTMLATYTIAGTSIPRETVYTFAFVAGAIACTIVALAATAIRVQPSIPVTVTEVARDSGVAQVRGNP; from the coding sequence ATGTCATCCGCGGTTCGCACGGAAGATCTACGACCGGGAGTTCTACTGCTGCCGGGTCTGTGCTTCGTGGTGATGACGGTTGCCGTCCTGCAGACGATGGTCATCCCTATCGTCGGAACGATAGGGATGCAACTCGAAGTCAGCCCTACCGCTGCCGGGTGGGTCATCACTGCCAATCTCCTCGCCGCCGTCGTCGCGACCCCGGTAATCGGCAGATTGGCAGACCTGCACGGCAAACGCCCCGTCCTCATCGGTGTTCTGCTGCTCGTGCTCGCAGGTTCCCTCGTCGCCGCAAGCACTCATTCGCTCGCACTTCTGATCTTCGGACGGGTACTTCAAGGTGTGTCGTACGCGCTGTTTCCGATCGCCCTGGCAATCCTTCGCGACGAAATGCCGCACAGAAAACTGGTCGGCTCGATGGCCATTCTTTCCGGCACCCTCGGCGTCGGAGGCGGGTTCGGGCTCGTCCTGACGGGATTGCTGACCGCGGACGGCGCCGACTATCACCGTGTCTTCTGGCTGACCTCAGTGTTCGTGCTCGTGGCTCTCGTGATCGCGTGGTTCGCCGTTCCAGCGCGAGCGCGCAGTGGCCTCGGCTCGGTGGACTGGTGGGGCGCTGTCCTCCTCGCAATCGCGCTGGTCCTGCTTTTTCTCGCGTTGACACAGGGCAGGGAATGGGGGTGGGGCTCGGTCACCACTCTTGCCTGCTCGATCATCGGAGCCATCACGCTCGCACTGTGGTGGATATTCGAAAACAAGACGCCGGCTCCCCTCGTGGCACCGCGTCTGCTCACGCACGGACCGCTGCTGGCGACGAATATCGCAACGCTCTTCGTCGGTATCGGAATGTTCGTCAACTTCCTTGCCAGCTCGTATTTCGTGCAGACACCTCGTGAACTCGCCGGTTACGGCTTCAGCGCAACCGTGCTCGGGGCCAGCGTCGTGTACCTGCTGCCCGGAGCTGTCGTCGGCGTCATCGCCGCAACCTGCAGCGGGGCATTCATCCGACGCTTCGGTGCACGACCGGTACTGATCACGAGCGGTGGAATCGGAGTCTTCGGTTTCGTGTTCTTCGTCTTCTTCCACACCGCCACCTGGCAGGTCGTTGCCGCGACTTCGATTGTCAGCGTCTTCGTCAGCCTCGCATTCGCGGCGATACCGAATCTGCTGATGGCCGAGGTCTCCGCCTCTGACACCGGCGTCGCGAACAGCGTCAACTCGATCGTCCGAACCGTCGGAACGTCCATTGCAAGTGCACTTCTCACCACCATGCTGGCCACCTACACCATTGCGGGAACCTCGATTCCACGCGAAACGGTGTATACGTTTGCATTCGTCGCCGGAGCGATCGCGTGCACCATCGTGGCCTTGGCTGCCACCGCAATACGAGTGCAACCCTCTATCCCTGTAACCGTTACCGAGGTTGCGCGCGACAGCGGGGTCGCACAGGTGCGCGGAAATCCCTAG
- a CDS encoding chromosome partitioning protein ParB, with amino-acid sequence MARDTGFPTADAENDFTRQRRRADIARLVGWLRRQPDDVNTILPFDEVVAALGKVGERQLGLQVIRVDSIVGSVDRTRDFDRFFRPTSARVRERWQRLAAAQRRGESMPPIQVYRIGSMHFVIDGHHRVSIAFAMHRTTIDALVTEIITRISPEGINRRGDLLIKDHRRIFLTRVPLVGKARDAVQVTDPFEYAELSECVEAWGFRLIQELSEFVDRPTVARRWFGEEYLPVVRMVRAADILEGKTDAEAYLWMIRERYRLVREHIWNDEIVSELRERARDTRRS; translated from the coding sequence ATGGCACGTGACACCGGCTTTCCCACCGCCGATGCGGAGAACGACTTCACACGGCAGCGCCGTCGCGCCGACATCGCACGATTGGTCGGGTGGTTGCGTCGACAACCTGACGACGTCAACACCATCCTGCCGTTCGACGAGGTCGTCGCCGCTCTCGGCAAGGTGGGTGAACGCCAACTCGGCTTGCAGGTCATCCGGGTCGACTCCATCGTCGGAAGCGTGGACCGCACACGCGACTTCGATCGATTCTTCCGACCGACCTCGGCACGGGTTCGGGAGCGGTGGCAGCGCCTCGCCGCCGCCCAACGACGCGGCGAGTCCATGCCGCCGATTCAGGTGTATCGCATCGGCTCGATGCATTTCGTTATCGACGGCCACCATCGGGTGTCCATCGCTTTCGCCATGCACCGAACCACGATCGACGCTTTGGTCACCGAGATCATCACGCGCATCTCCCCCGAGGGCATCAACAGACGCGGTGATCTGCTCATCAAGGATCACCGACGCATCTTCCTCACCCGCGTGCCCTTGGTCGGCAAGGCCCGCGACGCGGTGCAGGTCACCGATCCGTTCGAGTATGCGGAATTGAGCGAATGCGTCGAGGCCTGGGGTTTCCGGCTGATCCAGGAGCTATCCGAATTCGTCGATCGCCCAACCGTTGCCCGACGCTGGTTCGGCGAAGAGTATCTCCCCGTCGTCAGGATGGTGCGCGCCGCCGACATCTTGGAAGGTAAGACGGACGCCGAGGCGTATCTGTGGATGATCCGCGAACGGTATCGCCTGGTGCGCGAACATATCTGGAACGACGAGATCGTCTCCGAACTCCGCGAGCGGGCGCGAGACACTCGACGTTCGTGA
- a CDS encoding metallophosphoesterase, with amino-acid sequence MVSVLAVSDETIETLWSTQVRSLDVDLVLGAGDLPFEYLEYLTEALNAPCVFVPGNHDADLTGYSSGRVGWMRAGLPSAWPGPVGAVNADRTIVSAAGLRIAGLGGSIRYNDGPNQWTQRQQRRRARSLTRTESWKRTVRGDLRGVDVLLTHSPPFGVGDDTDPAHVGFECLDDVVRSLQPQLLLHGHIHPHGQTPEDFELHGTTVLNTVGYTLLEIEPGGRAAENAPTIVRRRHGT; translated from the coding sequence GTGGTCTCCGTCCTAGCCGTCTCCGACGAAACTATCGAGACCCTGTGGAGCACACAGGTGCGCTCGCTCGATGTCGACCTCGTTCTCGGGGCCGGCGACCTACCCTTCGAATATCTGGAATATCTGACGGAAGCGTTGAATGCGCCGTGCGTGTTCGTCCCCGGAAATCACGACGCGGACTTGACGGGATACTCGTCCGGGCGGGTCGGATGGATGCGCGCGGGCCTGCCCAGCGCCTGGCCAGGGCCGGTAGGTGCGGTGAATGCGGACCGCACGATCGTGTCGGCGGCGGGGTTGCGCATCGCGGGCCTAGGTGGATCGATTCGGTACAACGATGGCCCGAACCAGTGGACTCAACGTCAACAGCGTCGCCGAGCCAGGTCCCTCACCCGCACCGAGTCGTGGAAACGTACGGTGCGCGGCGACCTGCGCGGTGTGGACGTGCTCCTGACGCACAGCCCGCCGTTCGGAGTCGGCGACGACACCGATCCCGCGCACGTCGGATTCGAATGTCTGGACGACGTCGTCCGTTCACTGCAACCCCAGCTGCTTCTGCACGGCCACATCCACCCCCACGGGCAGACACCGGAAGACTTCGAGTTGCACGGGACCACCGTCCTCAACACGGTCGGATACACATTGCTCGAGATCGAACCGGGTGGCAGAGCAGCTGAGAACGCACCCACGATCGTGAGGCGACGACATGGCACGTGA
- a CDS encoding suppressor of fused domain protein — MSDSVISSVRAHLVAQIGDENPRPYSVTFLGLESLEVLTFLPRQDAFARFATLGCSRYPMSDPSEMIADATRGPRAELILITRVFDGIDTSFLQNIAKLAASPSVEGVVLRPDLLLDIGEPLWKGAPFTAVLLGDSEIEDLVLPEPAEPVKFLQLVPITSTEAAWVRLRGAEALRDAWKEAGIDVRDPARSAVTL; from the coding sequence GTGAGCGACAGTGTCATTTCCTCGGTCCGCGCACACCTCGTCGCGCAGATCGGGGACGAGAATCCCCGCCCCTACTCGGTCACCTTCCTCGGTCTCGAATCGTTGGAAGTGCTGACATTTCTGCCGCGGCAGGATGCGTTCGCCAGATTCGCAACTCTGGGTTGCTCTCGATATCCCATGTCCGATCCCAGTGAGATGATCGCCGACGCGACCCGCGGTCCCCGAGCCGAACTCATTCTCATCACGAGAGTCTTCGACGGTATCGACACCTCGTTCCTGCAGAACATCGCCAAGTTGGCGGCGTCGCCGTCGGTGGAAGGGGTGGTTCTGCGCCCCGATCTTCTGCTCGATATCGGCGAACCGTTGTGGAAGGGCGCGCCCTTCACTGCGGTGTTGCTCGGAGACAGTGAGATCGAGGATCTGGTGCTGCCGGAGCCTGCAGAGCCGGTGAAATTTCTGCAGTTGGTTCCGATCACCAGTACCGAGGCGGCATGGGTACGACTGCGCGGTGCCGAAGCGCTTCGGGACGCATGGAAAGAAGCAGGTATCGACGTTCGCGACCCTGCCCGGTCGGCTGTGACCCTCTAG
- a CDS encoding magnesium and cobalt transport protein CorA: MPSLPPRPSLPSLHSLRPSTRSAARAPKVPVPTARAIVDCAVYVDGVRLDGKFTHSAAIAEVRRRGDGFVWVGLHAPDESQMNSVAACYGLHELMAEDAVHAHQRPKLERYDDVSFLVLRTVSYVEHESATTANELVESGEIMVFLGRDFVVTVRHGEHSGLSGVRHRLEQNPEHLALGPTAVLHAVADHVVDEYLAVTSSIERDVDVMEEEVFSPDDHVPIENIYLLKREVVELRRSVTPLSTPLSQLVQGVDTPVPKAIRRYLRDVADHHTLVAERVAEFDEVLSSLVDAALARVTMQQNMDMRKISAWVAIAAVPTMVAGIYGMNFDNIPELHWKYGYYGVIGVVAVVCISLFATFRRNNWL; encoded by the coding sequence ATGCCATCTCTACCACCACGGCCTTCGCTGCCGTCCCTGCATTCGCTGCGGCCCTCTACTCGGTCTGCTGCTCGCGCGCCGAAAGTCCCGGTGCCGACCGCCCGCGCCATCGTCGACTGCGCCGTGTACGTCGATGGTGTCCGGCTGGATGGCAAGTTCACTCATTCCGCTGCCATCGCCGAGGTACGCAGGCGCGGCGACGGATTCGTCTGGGTCGGTCTGCATGCCCCGGACGAAAGCCAGATGAACAGTGTCGCCGCGTGCTACGGCCTGCACGAGTTGATGGCGGAGGACGCAGTTCACGCCCACCAGCGCCCCAAACTCGAACGATACGACGACGTTTCGTTTCTCGTTCTCCGAACTGTGAGCTACGTCGAGCACGAATCGGCGACGACGGCCAACGAGTTGGTCGAGAGCGGGGAGATCATGGTCTTCCTCGGTCGAGACTTCGTGGTGACCGTCCGGCACGGCGAACATTCCGGGCTCTCCGGCGTGCGTCATCGACTCGAGCAGAATCCGGAGCACCTGGCGTTGGGGCCGACTGCGGTTCTGCATGCCGTCGCCGATCACGTCGTCGACGAGTATCTGGCGGTGACGTCTTCGATCGAACGTGACGTCGACGTGATGGAGGAGGAAGTGTTCTCCCCCGACGATCACGTCCCGATCGAGAACATCTATCTACTCAAGCGCGAGGTCGTCGAGCTGCGACGCTCGGTCACGCCTCTCTCGACGCCGTTGAGCCAGCTCGTGCAGGGTGTGGACACTCCTGTTCCGAAGGCGATACGCCGGTATCTGCGCGATGTCGCGGACCACCACACGCTCGTCGCGGAGCGGGTGGCCGAATTCGACGAGGTGCTGAGTTCGCTGGTCGATGCTGCGTTGGCGAGGGTGACGATGCAGCAGAACATGGACATGCGCAAGATCTCGGCGTGGGTGGCCATCGCCGCGGTGCCGACAATGGTGGCAGGCATCTACGGCATGAACTTCGACAACATCCCGGAACTGCATTGGAAATACGGTTACTACGGCGTCATCGGAGTAGTTGCTGTCGTCTGTATCAGCTTGTTCGCGACGTTCCGGCGCAACAACTGGCTCTGA